The following are from one region of the Flexistipes sp. genome:
- a CDS encoding GGDEF domain-containing protein has product MKNIHKIEKKPNFLEHLLIIVGSLSMIVVVALTAITTYNSAKEDVLNIAEDDAVRIGTIIVKHYQYDLFNKNKLNEGWSSLEIDMFDRHVKDFLSPFEIHKIKVFNSNSEIIYSNEMDIIGIKDKNNESLIKALQGKINSHLVQEDEIVDLAEEKHLDADVVETYFPVYNSREEIVGAMELYIDVTRYRDEVIHRVTTSVISISAILIVVFAISYFIVRMGSKEVKTLLDKLYNMAVYDTLTGIYNRGAIIERANKELSLMKRRIINGEPPKCLGIIMTDLDHFKKINDTYGHQAGDKVLCEFTDRIKQSLREYDVYGRWGGEEFVILLPETDHEKAAAAAERLRKLIMEKPFSINGTSLNITASFGVTCCYDPYESFDTLLAKADEAMYKAKESGRNRVVSKQ; this is encoded by the coding sequence ATGAAAAACATACACAAAATTGAGAAAAAACCTAATTTTCTAGAGCATCTTTTGATAATAGTAGGCTCTCTGTCTATGATCGTGGTCGTGGCACTCACCGCAATAACTACTTACAACTCCGCTAAAGAAGATGTACTGAATATTGCAGAAGATGATGCCGTCCGTATCGGAACAATTATAGTAAAACATTACCAGTATGATTTATTCAATAAAAATAAATTAAATGAAGGGTGGAGTTCCCTGGAAATAGACATGTTTGATCGTCATGTCAAAGATTTTCTTTCTCCGTTTGAAATACATAAAATCAAAGTATTTAACTCTAACAGTGAAATTATTTACAGTAACGAAATGGATATAATCGGCATTAAAGATAAAAATAATGAAAGCCTTATAAAAGCACTTCAGGGCAAAATTAACTCTCATCTCGTTCAGGAAGATGAGATAGTTGATTTAGCTGAAGAGAAGCATCTGGACGCGGATGTTGTTGAAACATATTTCCCTGTTTATAATAGTAGAGAGGAAATCGTCGGTGCAATGGAATTGTATATTGACGTAACAAGGTACAGAGATGAGGTTATACATAGAGTTACAACTTCGGTTATCAGCATCAGTGCTATTCTTATCGTCGTATTTGCCATTTCCTATTTCATCGTAAGAATGGGATCAAAAGAAGTAAAGACTCTTCTTGACAAACTTTATAATATGGCTGTTTACGATACTTTAACCGGCATATACAATCGTGGTGCAATTATCGAACGTGCAAATAAGGAACTATCTCTTATGAAACGAAGAATTATAAACGGAGAACCTCCGAAATGCCTGGGAATTATAATGACTGATTTGGATCATTTTAAAAAGATCAACGATACCTACGGGCACCAGGCCGGTGACAAAGTTCTTTGCGAATTTACAGATAGAATCAAACAAAGTTTGAGAGAATATGATGTATACGGCAGATGGGGCGGTGAGGAATTTGTTATACTCCTTCCGGAAACAGATCATGAAAAAGCAGCTGCAGCAGCAGAGAGACTCCGTAAGCTAATTATGGAAAAGCCCTTTTCAATAAACGGTACAAGTCTGAATATAACTGCAAGCTTCGGTGTAACATGTTGTTATGACCCTTACGAAAGTTTCGATACACTGTTAGCAAAAGCTGACGAAGCTATGTACAAAGCAAAAGAAAGCGGAAGGAACCGGGTTGTTTCAAAACAATAG
- a CDS encoding NAD(P)/FAD-dependent oxidoreductase, with protein MKKKLVLVGGGHTHMMTLQNLDWFTDRGHEVTVIGQSRYHYYSGMGPGMLGRDYSPEDVRFDTRKTVESKGSIFLESKASDIDPESKHVILENGEKVPYDVLSLNVGSHMDTGIVRENNKNLFTVKPIENLHQAGLIIEKLALEQQVRVAVVGGGPSAAEISGNIASLGQKFCKNQVDVTVFAGNNFIKKFPENVKKRVVKLLERKGVKIDRSGYVDFIEDNWIVLDSGSSTKAEVIFLATGVRPPEMIQRAGIPIGSEGGMAVNRYLQSEKYPEIFGGGDCIYFSEHPIDKVGVYAVRENPILYHNLQIAINGGKFQSFTPQESYLLILNLGGKIGVFQKGMIAFSGKLAFLIKDYIDRKFIKSFQE; from the coding sequence ATGAAGAAAAAATTGGTACTCGTGGGCGGCGGCCATACCCACATGATGACTCTGCAGAATCTGGACTGGTTTACGGATAGAGGGCATGAAGTCACGGTAATCGGTCAATCCCGATACCATTATTATTCAGGTATGGGCCCTGGTATGCTTGGAAGGGATTACAGCCCCGAAGATGTCCGTTTCGACACCCGTAAAACTGTGGAGTCAAAGGGTAGTATATTTTTGGAGAGCAAAGCTTCGGATATCGATCCTGAATCAAAACATGTTATTTTGGAAAACGGTGAAAAAGTACCCTATGACGTGCTCTCTTTGAATGTCGGCAGTCACATGGATACAGGGATCGTCAGGGAAAATAATAAAAACCTTTTTACGGTAAAACCCATTGAAAATCTTCATCAGGCGGGATTGATCATAGAAAAACTTGCTTTAGAACAACAAGTCCGAGTGGCTGTGGTGGGAGGCGGTCCGTCTGCTGCAGAAATTTCGGGTAATATAGCCAGTCTCGGTCAGAAATTCTGCAAAAATCAGGTGGATGTGACCGTATTCGCCGGAAATAATTTCATAAAAAAGTTTCCTGAGAACGTTAAAAAAAGAGTTGTGAAACTTCTGGAAAGAAAAGGTGTGAAAATTGACCGGTCAGGTTATGTGGATTTTATAGAAGATAACTGGATTGTTTTGGATTCCGGCAGTTCAACCAAGGCGGAGGTTATTTTCCTGGCCACCGGAGTCAGGCCGCCTGAAATGATTCAAAGAGCGGGCATTCCCATCGGCTCTGAGGGTGGCATGGCAGTGAACCGGTACCTGCAGTCGGAAAAGTATCCGGAAATATTCGGTGGAGGCGACTGTATCTATTTCTCCGAGCATCCGATAGACAAAGTCGGAGTCTATGCAGTGCGGGAGAATCCGATACTCTATCATAACCTCCAAATAGCCATCAACGGAGGAAAATTCCAGAGTTTCACTCCTCAGGAGAGTTATCTTCTGATTTTAAATCTCGGTGGCAAAATCGGCGTATTCCAAAAGGGTATGATCGCTTTTAGCGGAAAACTTGCATTTTTGATTAAAGACTATATCGACAGAAAATTTATTAAAAGCTTTCAGGAATAA
- the rpsB gene encoding 30S ribosomal protein S2, translating to MSYISMKNLLEAGVHFGHQTKRWNPKMSKYVFGKRNGIYIVDLQKTVQCFNQAYEFVRDSTKKGAKTLFVGTKKQAQEAIKTSAEKCGSFYVNNRWLGGTMTNFATIYSRVQRMKELEEMFNSGFINRFKKKEIASLNREYEKLYKNLAGIKEMEKLPDLIFIIDIKREMNAVNEARNLGIPIVAIVDTNCDPDLVDFPIPGNDDAIRACQLISDRMANAINEGKQLREEELVQEVQERQQTDEEAGVTEESEDVPVDEIVNESESGEQAPEKEEKTGEEEK from the coding sequence ATGTCTTACATTTCAATGAAAAACCTGCTTGAAGCAGGTGTCCACTTCGGCCATCAGACGAAAAGATGGAATCCGAAAATGAGCAAATACGTATTCGGCAAAAGGAACGGTATCTACATTGTGGATTTGCAGAAAACCGTTCAGTGTTTCAACCAGGCTTATGAGTTTGTAAGGGATTCCACTAAAAAAGGCGCAAAAACACTCTTTGTCGGAACTAAAAAGCAGGCTCAGGAAGCTATTAAAACTTCGGCAGAAAAATGCGGAAGCTTTTATGTAAACAACAGATGGCTCGGCGGAACCATGACCAACTTCGCTACAATTTACTCCAGAGTACAAAGAATGAAAGAGCTGGAGGAGATGTTTAACAGCGGTTTCATTAACAGATTCAAGAAAAAAGAAATCGCAAGCCTTAACCGCGAATATGAAAAGCTCTACAAAAACCTTGCCGGAATCAAGGAAATGGAAAAACTGCCTGATCTGATTTTTATAATTGACATAAAGCGTGAAATGAATGCTGTAAATGAAGCACGCAATCTCGGTATACCGATAGTTGCAATTGTCGATACAAACTGTGACCCGGATTTGGTGGACTTTCCGATACCGGGCAATGATGACGCGATAAGAGCTTGTCAGCTCATTTCCGATCGTATGGCAAATGCTATCAACGAAGGCAAACAGCTCAGAGAAGAGGAGCTGGTCCAGGAAGTTCAGGAAAGACAGCAAACAGATGAAGAAGCAGGTGTGACAGAAGAGTCTGAAGATGTTCCGGTTGATGAAATAGTCAACGAATCTGAATCCGGTGAACAAGCTCCGGAAAAAGAAGAAAAAACAGGCGAGGAGGAAAAGTAA
- the tsf gene encoding translation elongation factor Ts — MAQITASLVKELREKTGAGMMDCKKALKESDGDLDKAVEYLRTKGLSDAAKKSDRVAAEGIVTSYIHAGGKIGVLVEVNSETDFVAKNDEFQELARDIAMHICASNPKYVSPDEVEQSVINTEKDIYIAKAKESGKPDHIIEKIVEGQVNKFVNSICLLTQPFVKNPDLTVEQYIAEKIAKIGENIRVRRFCRYELGEGLEKKEENFAEEVMSQIKKD; from the coding sequence ATGGCACAGATTACCGCATCACTGGTAAAGGAACTCAGAGAGAAAACCGGTGCAGGGATGATGGACTGCAAAAAAGCACTGAAAGAATCAGATGGTGATTTAGATAAAGCTGTGGAATATTTAAGAACAAAGGGGCTTTCCGATGCTGCAAAAAAATCTGACAGGGTTGCAGCTGAAGGAATTGTAACTTCTTATATACATGCAGGCGGTAAAATAGGGGTACTTGTTGAAGTGAATTCCGAAACGGATTTCGTGGCAAAAAACGATGAGTTTCAGGAGCTGGCAAGAGACATTGCTATGCATATATGCGCTTCAAATCCCAAATATGTTTCCCCGGATGAGGTAGAGCAAAGTGTTATCAACACTGAGAAAGACATATACATAGCAAAGGCCAAAGAATCCGGTAAGCCTGACCACATCATTGAAAAAATTGTAGAAGGCCAGGTAAACAAATTTGTAAACAGTATTTGTTTACTTACTCAGCCTTTCGTAAAAAATCCCGATCTTACTGTGGAGCAGTATATTGCTGAAAAAATCGCTAAAATAGGTGAAAATATCAGAGTAAGGCGTTTCTGCAGATATGAATTAGGAGAAGGTCTCGAAAAAAAAGAGGAAAATTTCGCAGAGGAAGTAATGAGCCAGATAAAAAAGGATTAA
- a CDS encoding dienelactone hydrolase family protein: MKRFLVIILIFGFSGLALAEGRSVVYDVNGSEYEGYYISAGEKAPLILLIHDWDGLTEYEVKRSKMINDLGYSVFAADMYGKGVRPEALSEKRRLTSELYQNRGKMRDLLKGAISAAEQAGGNTDRAAVIGYCFGGAVVLELARSGAPFEAFVTFHGGLSTPEGQDYSKTNGQILVFHGSADQAVTLDDFSTLAKELEKAGVKHEMTTYSGAPHAFTIFGSDRYSEDADRKSWNRFVSFLDETFEN; this comes from the coding sequence ATGAAACGTTTTCTTGTAATCATACTGATATTTGGCTTTTCCGGGTTGGCTCTGGCGGAAGGCAGGAGTGTTGTTTATGATGTAAACGGTAGTGAATACGAGGGCTACTATATAAGTGCAGGTGAAAAAGCTCCCCTTATTTTGCTGATTCACGACTGGGACGGTTTAACAGAATATGAGGTAAAACGCTCTAAAATGATAAACGATCTGGGTTATTCAGTATTCGCCGCTGATATGTATGGTAAAGGAGTAAGACCTGAAGCATTGTCGGAAAAGAGGCGGTTGACTTCAGAACTGTACCAGAACCGGGGAAAAATGCGTGATTTACTAAAAGGAGCGATATCAGCTGCCGAGCAGGCCGGCGGCAATACCGACAGAGCTGCAGTCATAGGTTATTGTTTCGGCGGGGCGGTTGTTCTGGAACTTGCCAGATCAGGAGCACCTTTTGAGGCTTTTGTTACCTTTCACGGCGGTCTGTCCACTCCGGAAGGGCAGGATTATTCAAAAACTAATGGGCAGATTTTGGTGTTTCACGGCAGTGCGGATCAGGCGGTAACTTTGGATGATTTTTCCACTCTTGCAAAAGAACTGGAAAAAGCCGGAGTAAAGCATGAAATGACAACTTACAGCGGTGCTCCGCATGCATTTACCATTTTCGGCAGTGACAGATACAGTGAAGACGCTGATAGAAAATCGTGGAACAGATTTGTATCGTTTTTAGACGAAACGTTTGAAAATTAA
- a CDS encoding STAS domain-containing protein, which yields MAFDVSYALDGTVAVIEIPERLDAGCSNELKEKINAVVNESIYNIVIDLSKTNFIDSSGLGALVSKISVCKANGGDIKLASPGKRVFEILQITHLDKVLNYYHDLEEAVNSFESG from the coding sequence ATGGCTTTTGATGTTAGCTATGCATTGGATGGAACAGTTGCCGTAATTGAGATTCCGGAGCGCCTTGATGCCGGATGTTCTAATGAGCTTAAAGAAAAAATCAATGCAGTTGTAAATGAGTCAATCTATAATATAGTTATTGATCTTTCAAAAACAAACTTTATCGATTCCAGCGGACTTGGTGCACTTGTTTCAAAAATATCCGTCTGCAAAGCTAACGGTGGAGATATAAAACTTGCTTCTCCCGGAAAGCGGGTGTTTGAAATATTACAAATTACACACCTTGACAAAGTATTGAATTATTACCATGATCTTGAAGAAGCGGTAAACAGTTTTGAATCAGGTTAG
- a CDS encoding DUF805 domain-containing protein translates to MNWYLEALKKYAVFSGRSRRKEYWYFFLFNLIIHFILIIIDTLTGTYNQEAGMGLLSTIYFFAVLLPGIAVSVRRLHDTNRRGWWILLSLIPIIGAIVLLIFMVQDSTPGENRFGSNPKEAVNET, encoded by the coding sequence ATGAATTGGTACCTTGAGGCATTAAAAAAATATGCGGTATTCAGCGGGCGTTCCAGGCGTAAAGAATACTGGTATTTTTTCCTGTTTAACTTAATTATTCATTTTATTCTCATAATTATCGATACTTTAACCGGCACCTATAACCAGGAAGCCGGAATGGGGTTGCTATCCACCATATATTTTTTTGCAGTGCTTTTGCCCGGCATAGCTGTGTCTGTAAGACGTTTACACGACACAAACCGCAGAGGATGGTGGATACTGCTCTCTCTTATCCCGATCATAGGCGCCATAGTACTTTTAATTTTCATGGTTCAGGACAGTACACCCGGTGAAAACAGATTCGGCAGCAATCCAAAAGAAGCAGTAAACGAAACTTAA
- a CDS encoding hemolysin family protein codes for MKLIILAGLIFLNGLFAMAEIALVVARKNRLRKLADKGDKSAEAAIRLGEDPTGFLSTIQIGITAIGVLNGIVGQAALADSFAAWLEKAGLSAKLSSIGATAVIVVVITYLTIVIGELVPKRIAQLNAEGIAKLIARPVSFLSIVSKPLVFILSMSTNGILRLLGKNKSTETGLTEEDIHAMVSKGSEIGLLKKQEHEVVRNVFRLDDRSVDSMMTPRNEIIFIDINEPIEENLKKIVESDHSRFPVCRGGMHDILGVIATKRLLRRHLKDELKNITNDLQPAVFVPETLNGIKIMEQFRESGVQMIFVVDEYGGISGIITLQDLLEAMTGEFRPNDPRQMWAVQRKDGSWLLDGMIPIQELVDKLKLQNVPGDRKENFNTLSGMMMWLIGRIPNTGDTTEWEDWRFEVVDLDGNRVDKVLASKISKSGHEDKNENYE; via the coding sequence TTGAAACTTATTATACTGGCAGGGTTAATTTTTCTTAACGGATTATTTGCCATGGCTGAGATTGCACTGGTTGTAGCCAGAAAAAACAGACTTAGGAAATTGGCCGATAAAGGCGATAAATCTGCAGAAGCAGCAATAAGACTTGGTGAGGATCCCACAGGTTTTTTATCTACTATTCAGATAGGAATTACAGCTATTGGCGTATTAAACGGTATTGTAGGCCAGGCAGCCCTTGCTGATTCATTTGCAGCATGGCTTGAAAAAGCAGGCTTAAGTGCAAAATTAAGCTCTATAGGAGCAACAGCCGTTATCGTGGTGGTTATTACCTATCTCACCATTGTAATAGGCGAACTTGTTCCCAAAAGAATTGCGCAACTGAACGCAGAAGGAATAGCAAAGCTAATAGCCCGCCCAGTGTCTTTCCTCTCAATTGTCTCAAAACCACTTGTTTTTATCCTGTCAATGTCAACAAACGGAATACTGCGCTTATTGGGCAAAAATAAATCCACTGAAACCGGTTTAACGGAAGAAGATATACACGCCATGGTCAGCAAAGGCTCAGAAATAGGCTTACTAAAAAAACAGGAGCATGAAGTTGTAAGAAACGTTTTCCGTCTGGACGACAGAAGTGTTGATTCGATGATGACTCCAAGAAATGAAATAATATTTATCGATATTAATGAACCCATAGAAGAAAATCTCAAAAAAATTGTAGAATCAGATCATTCGCGTTTTCCCGTTTGCCGGGGAGGAATGCACGACATTCTGGGAGTTATTGCAACCAAAAGACTCCTCAGAAGACATCTTAAAGACGAATTAAAGAATATTACCAATGATCTTCAGCCTGCTGTCTTTGTCCCGGAAACCCTGAACGGGATAAAAATCATGGAGCAGTTCAGGGAGTCGGGCGTGCAGATGATATTTGTAGTGGATGAATACGGGGGAATATCCGGAATCATAACACTGCAGGATTTGCTTGAAGCAATGACAGGGGAATTTAGGCCAAATGACCCGCGGCAGATGTGGGCGGTACAGAGAAAAGACGGTTCATGGCTGCTTGATGGAATGATTCCTATTCAGGAATTGGTGGACAAACTGAAATTGCAGAATGTACCGGGGGACCGTAAGGAAAATTTTAACACACTGAGCGGTATGATGATGTGGTTAATTGGCAGGATACCCAATACCGGTGATACAACCGAATGGGAGGATTGGCGGTTTGAAGTGGTGGATCTGGACGGCAACAGAGTGGATAAAGTGCTGGCAAGTAAAATTTCAAAATCCGGACACGAAGACAAGAATGAAAACTATGAATAG
- a CDS encoding sugar phosphorylase, translating to MKKPVNQHNLEPDYSRPLFEVPIDIKRKIINILTLLYGSEVSRRIYPELERIMKVYYAYKCDDLIEWEKSFDKSEMFGQEDVILITYGDIIQNNSKKPLKVLADFCRDYFSNSFNTIHILPFFPYSSDRGFSVKDFEEVDHNLGTWSDIEDIGKDFKLMFDGVFNHISAKSKWFQEFLNGNPDFKNFFIVLSTSEMVSEDHLKLIVRPRTSSLFTEFQTIEGPKLVWTTFSPDQVDLNFHNPKVLIKMIDIFLTYVRRGADMIRLDAVTYLWEELGTDCVHLKQTHAIIKLFRVILDAVAPYVALITETNVPHEQNIQYFGNGYDEAQMVYNFALPPLVYHSFVTGKTNKLTKWAKTIKRISEQATYFNFLDSHDGIGLLPVKGILDNDDIDFLVYKTVERGGYISYRTDSDGSESPYELNITWYSAINGSDDETVEDQAVRVKRYIASRAIALFFLGVPGIYFHGLIGSKNDAEAVLKEKNTRSINREVIDGQTLKKKLEDKNSISAQIVDNLNELINIRKNEVLFQPNARQYVYEISEKLFAFVRKLDESDEFVLCIINVTRERVPFEIPDELTGKTKLFYELVSKRNIDLGKNSKVEIDGYGIMLIKSSKKPA from the coding sequence ATGAAGAAACCTGTTAATCAACACAATCTGGAACCTGATTACAGCAGACCCCTTTTCGAAGTTCCCATAGATATCAAGCGTAAAATTATTAACATCCTTACCCTTCTGTACGGATCGGAAGTTAGCAGGCGCATATATCCTGAACTGGAAAGGATAATGAAGGTATATTATGCCTATAAGTGTGATGATTTGATAGAATGGGAAAAGTCTTTTGATAAATCCGAGATGTTTGGTCAGGAAGATGTTATTTTGATAACCTACGGAGATATCATCCAGAATAATTCAAAAAAGCCATTGAAGGTTCTGGCTGATTTTTGCCGCGATTATTTCAGCAATTCATTTAATACAATTCATATTTTACCCTTTTTCCCATATTCTTCAGACAGGGGGTTTTCGGTAAAGGATTTCGAGGAAGTTGATCATAATCTCGGTACATGGTCTGATATAGAGGATATAGGCAAAGATTTTAAGCTTATGTTTGACGGTGTTTTTAACCATATTTCAGCTAAGAGTAAATGGTTTCAGGAGTTTTTAAACGGCAATCCGGATTTTAAAAACTTTTTTATTGTTTTATCCACAAGCGAAATGGTTTCCGAGGACCACCTAAAACTTATTGTCAGACCGAGAACGTCTTCTTTGTTTACGGAATTTCAGACTATTGAAGGCCCCAAACTTGTTTGGACGACATTCAGTCCGGACCAGGTTGATTTAAATTTTCACAATCCCAAAGTTTTGATTAAGATGATTGATATTTTCCTGACATATGTCAGGAGAGGTGCCGATATGATAAGGCTGGACGCTGTAACCTATCTCTGGGAAGAACTGGGTACGGACTGTGTTCACCTGAAGCAGACCCATGCTATTATCAAGCTCTTCAGGGTTATACTGGATGCCGTGGCCCCCTATGTTGCCTTAATAACTGAGACCAATGTTCCTCACGAACAGAACATTCAGTATTTCGGCAACGGTTATGATGAGGCACAGATGGTATATAATTTTGCTTTGCCGCCTCTGGTTTATCATTCGTTTGTTACCGGCAAAACAAATAAACTTACAAAGTGGGCAAAAACTATAAAAAGGATTTCCGAACAGGCGACTTACTTTAACTTCCTTGATTCCCATGACGGGATAGGGTTGTTACCTGTAAAAGGGATACTTGATAATGATGATATAGATTTTTTGGTATATAAGACTGTTGAGCGCGGCGGCTATATCTCCTACAGAACGGATTCAGACGGGAGTGAAAGCCCTTACGAGCTTAATATAACATGGTATAGTGCAATAAACGGCAGTGATGACGAGACTGTTGAAGACCAAGCAGTCCGTGTAAAAAGATATATTGCATCCAGGGCCATAGCCCTCTTTTTCTTGGGAGTTCCGGGTATTTATTTTCACGGTCTGATTGGATCCAAGAATGATGCTGAAGCTGTTCTTAAAGAGAAAAATACCAGAAGTATCAACAGGGAAGTGATTGATGGACAAACTTTGAAGAAAAAGCTTGAAGACAAAAATTCCATTTCCGCCCAAATTGTTGATAACTTAAATGAACTTATAAACATAAGAAAGAACGAAGTTCTTTTTCAACCAAATGCCCGTCAGTATGTTTATGAAATTTCGGAGAAGTTATTTGCTTTTGTAAGAAAACTGGATGAAAGTGACGAATTTGTATTATGCATAATAAATGTTACACGGGAGAGGGTACCTTTTGAAATACCGGATGAGCTTACCGGTAAAACAAAATTATTTTATGAACTTGTGAGTAAAAGAAATATAGATTTGGGAAAAAACAGTAAAGTCGAAATCGACGGTTACGGCATAATGTTAATAAAATCATCAAAAAAACCCGCCTAA
- the ispG gene encoding flavodoxin-dependent (E)-4-hydroxy-3-methylbut-2-enyl-diphosphate synthase has translation MLERRKTKQIYVGDVAVGGDAPVSIQSMTNTRTSDIEATVRQIKSLESLGCDIIRVAVPDDDSAAVLDKIKSRIKIPVIADIHFDYRLALKAIRNGADAVRINPGNIGNNEKVAAVIYAAKESGIPIRIGVNSGSLEKDLVEKYGVTARALVESALRHVDFFEKNNFYDIKISVKASSIPLTIDAYRLLCKKVDYPLHIGITEAGTLFKGMIKSSVGIGALLAEGIGDTLRVSLTGNPEDEVKVGWEIVKSLSLRQRGPEFISCPTCGRTEIELADLAAKVEKAFEKLKEPLSIAVMGCPVNGPGEARNCDYGIAGGKGQGIIFKKGVVVEKVPEKELLERFVNLLRKDGYNVL, from the coding sequence ATGCTGGAAAGAAGAAAAACAAAACAAATTTATGTGGGTGATGTCGCTGTGGGAGGAGATGCTCCTGTTAGTATTCAGTCGATGACTAATACGCGTACGAGCGATATTGAAGCTACTGTCAGACAGATTAAGAGCCTTGAGTCACTCGGCTGTGATATTATAAGAGTGGCTGTTCCTGACGATGATTCAGCTGCTGTGCTGGATAAGATAAAATCCCGCATTAAAATACCCGTTATTGCCGACATTCATTTTGACTACAGACTTGCTTTAAAAGCTATAAGAAACGGCGCCGATGCAGTGCGTATAAATCCCGGCAATATCGGTAACAATGAGAAGGTCGCTGCGGTTATTTATGCGGCAAAGGAATCCGGAATACCCATACGGATAGGTGTCAATTCAGGTTCGCTGGAAAAGGATCTTGTGGAGAAATATGGAGTGACTGCCCGGGCACTGGTGGAATCTGCACTGAGGCATGTGGATTTTTTTGAGAAAAATAATTTCTACGATATCAAAATTTCGGTAAAAGCCAGCAGTATTCCTTTGACTATTGATGCTTACAGACTGCTTTGTAAGAAGGTAGATTATCCTCTGCACATCGGGATAACAGAAGCAGGCACACTTTTTAAAGGTATGATTAAATCGTCCGTCGGGATAGGAGCATTGTTGGCGGAAGGTATAGGAGATACTCTGAGGGTGTCTTTGACAGGCAATCCTGAAGATGAGGTGAAAGTTGGCTGGGAGATAGTGAAAAGTTTAAGCCTGAGGCAACGGGGGCCAGAATTCATCTCATGCCCCACATGCGGCAGAACTGAGATTGAGCTGGCTGATTTGGCGGCAAAGGTTGAGAAGGCTTTTGAAAAGCTAAAAGAACCTTTAAGTATTGCAGTCATGGGTTGTCCGGTGAACGGACCAGGTGAGGCAAGGAATTGTGATTATGGTATAGCCGGTGGAAAAGGGCAGGGGATTATCTTTAAAAAAGGTGTTGTTGTTGAAAAGGTACCTGAAAAAGAACTGCTGGAGAGATTTGTTAATCTTTTGCGGAAAGATGGTTATAATGTTCTCTGA
- a CDS encoding diguanylate cyclase: protein MFDNLDKRTFKKLADNLHEGLYIVDRNRVITYWNKAAEKITGFTAEEVVGKSCADDVLTHVDDTGTNLCVGMCPLAKTVNDGISSNIEVCVHHKKGHRIPLSVRTTPLTDNSGNIIGAVELFTDLSSRQANEQRIRELERLALLDSLTQLANRRYAEIELQNRIEEKKRFNIPFGILFMDIDHFRNFNENYGHNIGDKVLEFVAETFISNCRPFDIFGRWGGEEFIGIIRNVGFEKLGNIGNRMRLLVEKSYLIHKNKKLSVTISVGATVAKDDDTIESIVNRADMLLYKSKHSGRNQLIAG from the coding sequence ATGTTTGATAATTTAGATAAGAGAACTTTTAAAAAATTAGCCGATAATCTCCATGAAGGTCTATATATTGTTGATCGAAACAGAGTTATTACTTATTGGAATAAAGCTGCTGAGAAAATTACGGGCTTTACTGCTGAAGAGGTTGTTGGGAAATCCTGCGCAGATGATGTGCTTACTCATGTGGATGATACGGGTACAAACCTCTGCGTCGGAATGTGTCCGCTGGCGAAAACAGTTAACGATGGTATTTCAAGTAATATTGAGGTTTGTGTCCATCACAAAAAAGGTCACAGAATTCCCCTTTCAGTAAGAACAACACCTTTGACTGATAATTCAGGTAATATTATTGGAGCAGTTGAGCTGTTCACTGATCTGAGCAGCAGACAGGCAAATGAGCAGAGGATTAGAGAACTGGAGAGACTTGCGCTTCTGGATAGCCTGACACAGCTTGCAAACAGAAGGTATGCTGAGATTGAGCTTCAAAACAGGATTGAGGAGAAAAAAAGATTTAATATTCCGTTTGGGATTTTATTTATGGATATTGATCACTTCAGGAATTTTAATGAAAACTATGGCCATAATATAGGTGATAAAGTTTTGGAGTTTGTAGCGGAAACCTTTATTTCCAACTGCAGACCTTTTGACATATTCGGCAGATGGGGCGGGGAAGAGTTTATAGGAATTATCAGAAATGTCGGTTTTGAAAAACTTGGAAATATCGGTAACAGAATGCGGTTGCTGGTGGAAAAATCGTATCTGATTCATAAAAATAAAAAACTGAGTGTAACAATCTCTGTGGGAGCAACAGTGGCGAAAGATGATGATACCATCGAAAGTATTGTCAACAGAGCCGACATGCTCCTGTATAAAAGCAAACATTCCGGAAGAAATCAGCTTATTGCAGGCTGA